From a region of the Bacteroidales bacterium genome:
- a CDS encoding YopX family protein has translation MRNVFYRGKSMKNNKWVFGAPYIINECKEDQLPLVACIIRWVEWDGTCGFMSPENQSIVEVFPESIGQFTGLIDINGINIFEGDILKSGTANLCLSRVYFNESELTFYRHSFLENSSYYFPLFKNFDIHKFKIIGNVHDNIELISKQNRKEII, from the coding sequence ATGAGAAATGTATTTTATAGAGGAAAAAGCATGAAAAATAATAAATGGGTTTTTGGAGCTCCATATATTATTAATGAATGCAAAGAAGACCAGCTCCCATTAGTGGCTTGTATCATAAGATGGGTTGAATGGGACGGAACTTGTGGGTTTATGTCTCCTGAAAATCAATCTATAGTAGAAGTATTTCCTGAATCAATTGGACAATTTACAGGATTGATCGATATAAACGGAATAAATATTTTCGAAGGGGATATTTTAAAATCGGGCACTGCTAATTTGTGTCTATCAAGAGTTTATTTTAACGAATCCGAGTTAACATTTTATAGACATTCTTTTCTTGAAAATAGCTCCTATTATTTCCCGTTATTTAAAAATTTTGACATTCATAAGTTTAAAATAATAGGAAATGTCCATGACAATATAGAATTAATTAGCAAACAAAATAGAAAGGAGATAATATGA
- a CDS encoding ParB N-terminal domain-containing protein, with the protein MNTQLISVNDLIEHPDNPRLITKEKLTLLSESLKEDKDLFNARPIIASNRTGKLIVIAGNQRLKASKINGINEVPVYIMEGLTESDEVRIMLKDNADGFGKFDWATIEMKNWQEILINKPSIGIEIPKKILDATSGGSKPRANVIQNYTILFSSIEEQNLFYDFLTHLRNRFSGVEMVSSRLLLWVEELYQENKQYTDSELILKLIKVSQKDSKKEKAKDYDKFKGEL; encoded by the coding sequence ATGAATACTCAATTAATAAGTGTTAATGATTTAATCGAACATCCTGATAATCCACGATTAATAACCAAAGAGAAATTAACTTTGTTGTCGGAATCCTTAAAAGAGGATAAGGATTTGTTTAATGCGAGACCAATAATTGCCTCAAACAGAACCGGAAAGTTAATTGTTATTGCAGGAAATCAAAGATTAAAGGCTTCTAAAATTAATGGTATAAATGAAGTTCCTGTCTATATAATGGAAGGACTTACCGAATCAGATGAGGTAAGAATAATGTTAAAGGATAATGCTGATGGCTTTGGTAAATTTGATTGGGCTACTATTGAGATGAAAAATTGGCAAGAAATTCTAATAAATAAACCCTCAATAGGTATTGAAATTCCAAAGAAGATTTTAGATGCTACAAGTGGAGGAAGTAAACCAAGAGCAAATGTAATTCAAAATTATACTATTTTATTTTCATCTATTGAGGAACAAAATTTGTTTTATGATTTTCTAACTCATTTAAGAAATAGATTTTCAGGTGTAGAAATGGTTAGTTCTCGGTTGTTGTTATGGGTAGAAGAATTATACCAAGAGAATAAACAATATACTGATAGTGAATTAATACTAAAATTGATTAAAGTTTCTCAAAAAGATAGTAAAAAAGAAAAGGCAAAAGATTATGACAAGTTCAAAGGAGAATTATAG
- a CDS encoding phosphoadenosine phosphosulfate reductase family protein — MTSSKENYSFDKLEYEYSEMNVFDAAMERIHTIHSLFDHIFISFSGGKDSLVCLKLFELYRKAHGIEKKLDVVFYDEELVDSRVIKFCEEIMNSGKYNFQWWCMQLESEKYILGNKEKYIQWDINRPHIRPIPSWALTCDGVRYQDKAYLEYTKDLKGKIAVVLGLRADESINRRKAIFATRNIHCYMNTEERNATVVKPIYDWKEKDVFKFFYEYKIKYCETYDYQIFNRDKLRVSTPLHAEAAQSALLTMKTKDPVLYNQMLAVFPEVELQVRYSKDYKPKRNDYSNYPVSWEGVIKFAKDIVADEFIEDVLNKIMQCKRYREKHETHRPLGGFPILYVFNVIANGRYKRMIPALHNEDVTKKYYDYEGLEYNI; from the coding sequence ATGACAAGTTCAAAGGAGAATTATAGTTTTGATAAGCTTGAATATGAATATTCAGAAATGAATGTTTTTGATGCTGCAATGGAAAGAATACATACTATTCATTCATTGTTTGACCATATCTTTATTTCCTTTTCAGGCGGTAAAGATAGTTTGGTTTGTTTAAAACTATTTGAATTATATCGTAAAGCACATGGTATAGAAAAGAAACTTGATGTTGTTTTTTATGATGAGGAATTAGTTGATAGCCGAGTTATAAAATTCTGTGAAGAAATAATGAATAGTGGAAAATATAATTTCCAATGGTGGTGTATGCAACTTGAGAGTGAAAAGTATATTTTAGGTAATAAAGAGAAATATATTCAGTGGGATATTAATCGACCTCATATTAGACCTATTCCAAGTTGGGCTTTAACTTGTGATGGCGTTAGGTATCAGGATAAAGCATATTTGGAATATACTAAAGACTTAAAAGGTAAAATAGCGGTTGTTCTTGGTCTCCGTGCCGATGAGAGTATAAATAGAAGAAAAGCTATATTTGCTACTCGCAATATTCATTGTTATATGAATACAGAGGAAAGAAATGCTACAGTTGTTAAACCCATTTATGATTGGAAAGAAAAAGATGTATTCAAGTTCTTTTATGAATACAAGATTAAATATTGTGAAACATACGATTATCAAATATTTAATAGAGATAAATTAAGGGTTTCTACTCCTTTACATGCAGAGGCAGCACAATCAGCATTATTGACTATGAAAACAAAAGACCCAGTTTTATATAATCAAATGCTTGCTGTATTTCCCGAAGTTGAATTACAAGTTAGATATTCAAAAGATTACAAACCAAAGAGAAATGATTATTCTAATTATCCTGTGAGTTGGGAGGGAGTAATTAAGTTTGCAAAAGATATTGTTGCTGATGAATTTATTGAAGATGTTTTAAATAAGATTATGCAATGTAAAAGATATAGAGAAAAACATGAAACACATAGACCGTTAGGGGGATTTCCTATATTGTATGTTTTTAATGTAATTGCTAACGGTAGATATAAGAGAATGATACCTGCATTACATAATGAAGATGTTACTAAAAAATATTATGATTATGAAGGACTTGAATATAACATTTGA
- a CDS encoding ParB N-terminal domain-containing protein, whose translation MIDKQPISNVEWLDCRDLKANDYNPNVVLTQEMKLLEFSILRQGWVQPILVTQDLEIIDGFHRYWLSRTSSKIVEQFGYLVPVVKLDLPIVDRMLLTIRINRAKGNHIAFKMHEIVYKLIHDYNISPKKIAEEIGASKQEIDLLAKKDVFEVLDIQNHEYSKGWKPKKKND comes from the coding sequence ATGATAGATAAACAACCAATATCAAATGTAGAATGGTTAGATTGCCGAGATTTAAAGGCGAATGACTATAATCCAAATGTGGTATTAACTCAAGAAATGAAACTTCTTGAGTTTTCCATTTTGAGACAAGGCTGGGTACAGCCAATTTTAGTAACTCAGGATTTAGAGATAATAGACGGCTTTCATCGTTATTGGTTATCTCGTACCAGTAGTAAAATTGTCGAACAATTTGGTTATCTCGTACCAGTAGTAAAATTGGATTTACCGATAGTGGATAGAATGTTATTAACAATTAGAATTAATAGGGCTAAGGGCAATCATATTGCTTTCAAAATGCACGAAATAGTCTATAAGTTAATACATGATTATAACATATCTCCTAAAAAGATAGCTGAAGAGATTGGGGCTTCAAAGCAAGAAATCGACTTATTGGCTAAAAAAGATGTTTTTGAAGTGCTTGATATTCAAAATCATGAATACTCAAAGGGGTGGAAACCAAAGAAGAAAAATGATTGA
- a CDS encoding DUF4942 domain-containing protein encodes MKNLLDNDKNFYPTPGSYGFSEIYSCSERLNDIIKTLNYLENRNSDHNYNTRQNLESSWKSGILKDIQLTHITVTFYKKGTCHIVFRDLELLEKFNLFGSQQKSWLPPNFGRKPFGDMNNEEKEVVKEFCGNTENYMKIFNNQELYLIDEKKLLN; translated from the coding sequence ATGAAAAACTTATTAGACAACGATAAAAATTTCTACCCAACACCTGGCAGTTATGGATTTAGCGAGATTTATTCTTGCTCTGAACGACTGAATGATATAATTAAGACATTAAACTATTTAGAAAATAGAAATTCGGATCATAATTATAATACTCGGCAAAATCTTGAATCGAGTTGGAAAAGTGGGATTTTAAAGGACATTCAATTAACTCATATTACCGTAACTTTTTATAAAAAAGGCACATGTCATATAGTTTTTAGAGACCTTGAACTTTTAGAAAAGTTTAATCTTTTCGGAAGCCAACAAAAAAGCTGGTTGCCACCAAATTTCGGACGTAAACCATTTGGGGATATGAATAATGAAGAAAAGGAAGTTGTGAAAGAATTCTGCGGGAATACTGAAAATTATATGAAAATTTTCAATAATCAAGAACTTTATTTGATTGATGAAAAAAAATTATTGAATTAA
- a CDS encoding GNAT family N-acetyltransferase, with amino-acid sequence MKDLNITFDFVSADELYSRLGKQFRNSRIAFRLNDGCKYIAAFDENKLVGCVGFQRIGETMRYKIDFVLPEYRKKGIYTKLWELREIQNKCSETSAFCTEFSLGMFLKNKFEIHNVKKNGISFVKRW; translated from the coding sequence ATGAAGGACTTGAATATAACATTTGATTTTGTTTCTGCTGATGAGTTGTATAGTCGTTTAGGTAAACAATTCAGAAATAGTCGGATTGCGTTTCGGTTAAATGATGGTTGTAAATACATAGCTGCTTTTGATGAAAATAAATTAGTAGGTTGTGTTGGATTTCAAAGAATAGGAGAAACAATGAGATACAAGATTGATTTTGTTTTGCCTGAATATCGGAAAAAAGGCATTTATACTAAGTTATGGGAATTAAGAGAAATACAAAATAAGTGTTCAGAAACGAGTGCTTTTTGCACAGAATTTAGTTTAGGTATGTTTCTCAAGAATAAGTTTGAAATTCATAATGTAAAAAAAAACGGAATAAGTTTTGTTAAAAGATGGTAA